From a single Methylacidiphilum kamchatkense Kam1 genomic region:
- a CDS encoding HU family DNA-binding protein, with protein sequence MANEEKKQARFNKASLVEAVQKNMGKDTTKALAERSVDAVINGLKSGILKNGIVQLIGFGTFRVITRKARMGVNPKTGEKIKIKASKTVRFSPGKELKEKL encoded by the coding sequence ATGGCGAATGAAGAAAAAAAACAAGCGAGATTTAACAAAGCGAGTTTGGTTGAAGCCGTCCAAAAAAATATGGGAAAGGATACAACCAAAGCTTTGGCGGAACGATCGGTTGATGCTGTTATCAACGGGTTGAAATCGGGGATATTAAAAAATGGCATTGTACAATTAATCGGTTTTGGCACTTTCCGCGTAATAACAAGAAAGGCTAGGATGGGAGTAAACCCTAAAACCGGGGAAAAAATTAAAATTAAAGCATCGAAAACCGTTCGTTTCTCACCTGGAAAAGAACTTAAAGAAAAATTATAA
- the gcvT gene encoding glycine cleavage system aminomethyltransferase GcvT gives MIAPSGSVPFTTFLYNRHIELGAYMGTYSGWWMPIYYTSAIKEHQAVRENSGIFDLCHMGQFFVEGPKATEWLNGILTNDLSLLKDSESQYHLILSDSGGIIDDLILYRIGSSSYLLVVNACASEKDYLLLHGYLPFGDVSLIDNRRKWGCIAIQGPTSWNILKEVFSLDPIPKHTIKKIIFEKEFLYLAATGYTGEDGAELFFPGKIAQLLWDRLLEAGKPYGLLPCGLASRDILRLEASLPLNGVDLREDKTPWEADLSKAVSLSKPYSFPGKAALVLLKDSFQTLLVAFVACEETSPQPKTGSPIFFNGQKCGEVTSGIWSPSLGRTIGMGYVQKLYANIGNKIEIEIRNKLYPFEIRKKPLYKRPTMHR, from the coding sequence GTGATTGCTCCAAGTGGCTCAGTTCCCTTCACCACCTTTCTATACAATCGCCACATTGAGCTTGGGGCCTACATGGGAACGTATAGTGGATGGTGGATGCCGATCTATTATACTTCAGCCATAAAAGAACACCAAGCCGTCAGAGAAAATTCAGGCATATTCGATCTCTGTCATATGGGTCAATTCTTTGTTGAAGGGCCTAAGGCGACGGAATGGCTTAATGGAATTTTAACCAACGACTTATCCCTTTTAAAAGACTCAGAAAGCCAGTATCATCTAATCCTTTCGGACAGCGGTGGCATTATTGACGATCTGATCCTTTACCGGATTGGCTCCTCTTCTTATCTTCTCGTAGTCAATGCGTGTGCATCAGAAAAAGATTACTTGCTATTGCATGGTTATCTTCCTTTTGGGGATGTTAGCTTGATTGACAACCGTAGAAAATGGGGTTGCATTGCTATCCAGGGACCCACATCCTGGAATATACTTAAAGAGGTGTTTTCTCTGGATCCCATTCCCAAGCACACGATAAAAAAAATCATTTTTGAGAAAGAATTTTTATATCTTGCGGCCACAGGTTATACAGGGGAAGACGGAGCCGAACTATTTTTCCCTGGTAAGATCGCCCAGCTACTATGGGATCGTCTACTGGAAGCAGGTAAACCTTATGGATTACTACCCTGCGGCCTAGCCAGCAGGGATATTCTTAGGCTTGAAGCTTCCTTACCATTGAATGGAGTTGATCTTAGAGAAGATAAAACTCCCTGGGAAGCTGACTTAAGTAAAGCTGTTAGTCTTTCAAAACCTTATTCTTTCCCAGGGAAAGCTGCTCTTGTCCTATTGAAGGACTCTTTTCAAACCCTCCTTGTTGCTTTTGTAGCCTGCGAAGAGACGTCGCCCCAGCCCAAAACAGGTTCTCCAATTTTTTTTAACGGGCAAAAGTGTGGCGAGGTAACAAGTGGCATATGGTCTCCTTCCCTAGGAAGGACAATTGGTATGGGATATGTTCAAAAATTATATGCTAACATAGGCAACAAAATTGAAATAGAAATTAGGAACAAACTCTATCCATTTGAAATCCGGAAAAAACCCCTTTACAAAAGACCTACTATGCATCGATAG
- a CDS encoding GNAT family N-acetyltransferase yields the protein MTENNPFPILLDRLILRPLEASDEERVVQLAGDPDASWGTRSITYPDSVDRAASWLREHMEMMKKGESLSLAIILKENLSMIGAVILFYELRHERAEIGCWIAKAYWSKGYGTEACRAVLHYAFNVLKLNKISAYCLAKNIASLRLIEKLGMKFEGCLRKHLKIRGIFEDLLIYGLLAEERKE from the coding sequence GTGACCGAGAATAATCCTTTTCCGATTCTGCTTGATCGACTCATCTTAAGGCCATTAGAAGCAAGTGACGAAGAGAGGGTTGTCCAGCTAGCTGGTGATCCTGATGCTTCTTGGGGGACCAGGTCGATAACTTATCCCGACAGTGTCGATCGAGCGGCCTCCTGGCTAAGAGAGCATATGGAGATGATGAAAAAGGGAGAAAGTTTGAGTCTAGCAATCATTTTAAAGGAAAACCTTTCAATGATAGGTGCTGTGATCCTTTTTTATGAACTACGTCATGAGCGTGCAGAAATTGGTTGTTGGATTGCAAAAGCGTATTGGTCTAAGGGCTATGGCACAGAAGCCTGTCGGGCGGTATTACATTACGCTTTTAATGTCTTAAAACTCAATAAAATTTCTGCCTACTGTTTAGCTAAAAATATAGCTTCCTTAAGGCTGATTGAGAAGTTGGGGATGAAGTTTGAAGGATGCTTAAGGAAGCATTTGAAAATTAGAGGAATTTTTGAAGATCTCCTGATCTATGGGCTTCTAGCCGAAGAGAGGAAGGAGTAA
- a CDS encoding class I SAM-dependent methyltransferase, whose protein sequence is MTMDSEANKTRKKWDLASQFFDWITWADDKRFSPFKKRLFKKIRGRTLLVGAGTGNDFRFLPVDAQIIAIDISPRMLAKAALKANAFPGSLELKEADVCALDFPENYFDTVLSVCTFCSVPDPLRGLREIYRVLRLEGYFYLFEHVRSRIGPIGILFDLLTPLSRRFGPELNRDTVANVRNAGFKIVREENIYLDIVKWIEAKK, encoded by the coding sequence ATGACAATGGATAGTGAAGCAAACAAGACGCGCAAAAAATGGGATTTAGCCAGCCAATTCTTTGATTGGATTACCTGGGCTGATGACAAACGCTTTTCTCCATTTAAAAAGAGGCTTTTTAAAAAAATAAGAGGCAGAACATTACTTGTTGGTGCGGGGACAGGCAATGACTTTCGGTTTTTGCCCGTAGATGCTCAGATAATTGCTATTGATATTAGTCCTCGGATGCTTGCCAAAGCGGCCTTAAAAGCCAATGCTTTTCCTGGTTCTCTGGAACTTAAGGAAGCCGATGTCTGCGCTTTAGACTTTCCTGAGAATTACTTTGATACTGTGCTGAGCGTTTGTACTTTTTGCTCCGTACCTGACCCCCTTCGGGGTTTACGAGAAATTTACCGAGTGTTGCGTTTAGAGGGCTATTTCTATCTTTTTGAACACGTACGCAGCCGCATTGGGCCAATAGGCATTCTTTTTGATCTGCTGACGCCTCTTTCCCGTCGCTTTGGTCCAGAGCTGAATAGAGACACGGTGGCTAATGTAAGAAACGCTGGATTTAAAATTGTTCGGGAAGAAAATATTTACTTAGACATCGTCAAATGGATCGAGGCAAAAAAATAA
- the gcvP gene encoding aminomethyl-transferring glycine dehydrogenase yields the protein MDSFIDRHIGPSKEEIREMLDFLNLKSLEELITKVIPESLRTASSLNLPEGTSEEEALKELKAIGNQNRPFRYFIGMGYTESICPKVIRRMILENPDWYTPYTPYQSEISQGRLEALFNFQTLVCELTALPIANASLLDEASACVEAMLMCKRLTTDKNRSRFFLSKDCHPQILSVMLTRSRPLGIDLVIDDWQTVGIDSSFFGALISYPDTSGHLYDFSSFVESLHQKGIFVVVHTDLLALCLFKPPGEFGADIVVGSAQRFGLPLFFGGPHPAFISARKGMERKMPGRIVGLSKDVYGTPAFRLALQTREQHIRREKATSNICTAQVLPAIVASMYAVYHGAEGLLAISQKILSYAYFLYNQLSALGFKPYPFPFFDTLKIPMEKEKLEEIKNRGIEQGYLFREFEEASALGITLGEKTTPEDLLSLLRIFAPNLKNEPLNLDQLEIPSIPISLQRQTKFLTQKVFNEYRSETKLNRYIKRLASKDISLTISMIPLGSCTMKLNAAAEMIPILWDCFTEPHPFAGREQTKGYSQLAADLEEWIAEITGMDFVSLQPNAGSQGEIAGLLAIKNYLCSIGQSQRNVCLIPVSAHGTNCASAALCGFDIEELACDAHGKLDLLDLENKARKYAQRLAAVMVTFPSTYGIFEETLPEVARIVHHFGGQLYMDGANANAFLGLCKPGELGVDVCHLNLHKTFCIPHGGGGPGVGPIAVKKHLGPFLPSHELQLVEKWKTGLLCAAPLGNAGVLPVSWMFIRMAGKDGLKRCSQIAILNANYMAKKLESAFNVLFKGPHGYVAHEFIIDLRPWKEYGIEVEDIAKRLMDYGFHAPTISWPVHGTMMIEPTESESKEELDRFCEALFLIKAELEAIEKGIYPQNNNPLKNAPHPPTALCLDSWEFPYSRKLAAYPAPWQKDFKYWPPIGRVDNVYGDRNFICCIEN from the coding sequence ATGGATTCTTTTATAGACAGACATATTGGCCCCTCGAAAGAAGAAATTAGAGAAATGTTAGACTTTCTAAATTTGAAAAGTCTTGAGGAGCTGATTACTAAAGTCATTCCTGAGTCCCTTAGAACGGCTAGCTCTCTGAACCTGCCCGAGGGAACTTCTGAAGAAGAGGCTTTAAAAGAGCTTAAAGCTATAGGTAATCAAAACCGACCCTTCCGCTATTTTATAGGCATGGGGTATACCGAATCGATATGCCCAAAGGTTATTCGTCGGATGATATTGGAAAACCCGGATTGGTATACGCCGTATACTCCCTATCAATCAGAAATTTCTCAAGGTCGACTAGAAGCGTTGTTTAATTTTCAAACCCTCGTTTGTGAACTGACTGCTCTACCCATTGCTAATGCTTCCCTTTTAGATGAAGCCTCAGCCTGCGTCGAAGCCATGTTGATGTGCAAAAGGCTTACGACAGACAAAAACAGGTCTCGGTTTTTTTTGTCCAAAGATTGTCATCCTCAGATTCTTTCGGTTATGCTGACAAGATCCCGCCCATTAGGGATTGATCTTGTCATTGACGATTGGCAGACAGTAGGGATCGATTCGAGCTTTTTTGGGGCTTTAATCTCCTATCCCGATACAAGTGGCCACCTCTATGATTTTAGCTCTTTTGTAGAGTCTCTGCATCAAAAAGGGATTTTTGTCGTTGTTCATACGGATCTTTTGGCTTTGTGCCTTTTTAAGCCTCCTGGAGAGTTTGGAGCGGACATTGTCGTTGGCTCAGCCCAGCGGTTTGGATTGCCTCTATTCTTTGGAGGGCCTCATCCAGCCTTTATCTCCGCAAGAAAAGGAATGGAAAGAAAAATGCCCGGTAGAATCGTCGGTCTTTCGAAGGATGTTTATGGCACACCTGCTTTTAGGTTGGCTCTCCAAACACGCGAACAACACATAAGGAGAGAAAAAGCTACAAGCAACATCTGCACAGCCCAAGTACTTCCAGCGATCGTCGCTTCCATGTATGCCGTTTATCATGGAGCCGAAGGACTTCTGGCAATTAGTCAAAAAATCCTTTCTTATGCTTACTTTCTTTACAACCAACTTTCCGCTTTGGGATTTAAGCCTTATCCTTTTCCTTTTTTTGATACGCTCAAAATCCCAATGGAGAAAGAAAAGCTTGAGGAAATAAAAAACCGAGGGATCGAACAAGGCTATCTTTTTAGGGAGTTTGAAGAAGCATCCGCTCTTGGTATTACTCTTGGAGAAAAAACAACTCCTGAAGATCTTCTTTCTCTCTTAAGGATTTTTGCTCCCAACTTGAAAAATGAACCTTTGAATCTGGATCAGCTTGAAATTCCTTCTATTCCTATTTCCCTTCAAAGACAAACTAAGTTTTTGACGCAAAAAGTATTTAACGAATACCGCTCCGAAACAAAACTTAACCGATACATCAAGAGACTTGCTTCAAAAGACATTAGTCTGACGATCTCAATGATTCCCTTGGGATCCTGTACTATGAAACTCAATGCGGCAGCGGAAATGATTCCAATACTCTGGGATTGTTTTACCGAGCCCCATCCGTTTGCTGGCAGAGAGCAGACGAAAGGATACAGTCAGCTTGCAGCTGATCTTGAGGAATGGATTGCCGAAATAACTGGAATGGATTTTGTTTCGCTACAGCCCAATGCTGGTTCTCAAGGAGAAATAGCTGGCTTGCTTGCCATTAAAAATTATCTGTGCTCTATAGGGCAAAGCCAAAGAAACGTCTGTTTAATCCCCGTCTCTGCCCATGGAACGAATTGCGCGAGTGCTGCCCTTTGCGGATTTGATATTGAAGAGCTAGCCTGTGATGCTCATGGAAAATTGGATCTTCTAGATCTAGAAAATAAAGCAAGAAAATATGCGCAGAGGCTTGCTGCCGTGATGGTTACTTTTCCCTCCACCTATGGGATATTCGAAGAAACGCTGCCTGAAGTTGCCCGTATTGTCCATCACTTTGGTGGACAGCTCTATATGGATGGCGCCAATGCGAATGCCTTCCTTGGCTTATGTAAACCGGGAGAGCTGGGGGTGGATGTATGTCATCTTAACCTCCACAAGACATTTTGTATTCCTCATGGAGGTGGTGGCCCTGGAGTAGGACCCATCGCAGTAAAAAAGCATTTGGGCCCATTTCTTCCTTCTCATGAGCTACAGTTGGTTGAAAAATGGAAAACAGGTCTTCTTTGTGCCGCTCCTTTAGGGAACGCTGGGGTATTGCCCGTCAGCTGGATGTTCATCAGAATGGCTGGGAAAGACGGTCTTAAAAGATGCTCTCAAATAGCTATTTTAAATGCCAATTACATGGCAAAAAAGCTTGAATCTGCCTTTAATGTCCTTTTCAAAGGACCTCATGGATATGTTGCCCATGAATTCATTATCGATTTAAGGCCATGGAAGGAATACGGGATAGAAGTTGAAGACATCGCCAAAAGACTCATGGACTATGGCTTTCATGCGCCGACCATCTCTTGGCCTGTGCATGGGACGATGATGATTGAACCAACCGAATCGGAATCAAAAGAAGAACTCGATCGATTCTGTGAAGCCTTATTTCTCATCAAAGCGGAGTTAGAGGCCATTGAAAAAGGGATCTATCCCCAAAACAATAATCCTCTGAAAAATGCTCCTCATCCTCCCACTGCCCTCTGTTTGGATAGCTGGGAGTTTCCTTACAGTCGAAAGCTGGCCGCTTATCCTGCTCCATGGCAAAAAGATTTTAAGTACTGGCCACCCATCGGCCGAGTAGATAATGTATACGGGGATAGAAATTTTATTTGTTGTATAGAAAATTAA
- the gcvH gene encoding glycine cleavage system protein GcvH — protein sequence MNIPSDRFYTDTHEWVMVSGDIATVGITEHAQRELSDIVYVELPKVGERVSQKSVVGVIESVKAASDLYAPVSGEVLEVNSQLAEHPSLINSNPYGEGWLYKIRILNPQELNDLKDADAYRELLKNKKL from the coding sequence ATGAACATTCCAAGTGATCGATTCTACACAGACACCCATGAATGGGTTATGGTCAGTGGGGATATCGCTACTGTAGGCATTACCGAACACGCCCAAAGAGAACTATCCGATATCGTTTATGTAGAACTACCCAAAGTGGGAGAACGAGTCAGTCAAAAATCAGTAGTCGGTGTCATTGAATCAGTCAAAGCAGCCAGTGATCTTTATGCACCAGTCAGTGGAGAAGTTCTGGAAGTTAATTCGCAGTTGGCTGAGCATCCCTCATTGATCAACAGCAATCCTTATGGAGAAGGATGGTTATACAAGATCCGAATCCTAAATCCTCAAGAACTCAATGACCTCAAGGATGCCGATGCGTATAGAGAGCTGTTAAAAAATAAGAAACTATAA
- the phoU gene encoding phosphate signaling complex protein PhoU: MITIEQIRETLLLMASIAARNLQLALKALIERNDELAKNVIKGDEDLDSLEVKIDDQIITFIATHSPVAIDCRLALVASKISSDLERIGDQAVTISRIALQLNEKPPLKSYFNIEKMAEITRKMYQEAIDSFISGNPRETLSVVREDKIVDRMNKELFGCLVKIMREDPDAIPQGLNLMLVSRAIERAADHAKNIAEEVYYLYRAKDIRHKTSLINIKKVIDETP; encoded by the coding sequence ATGATAACTATTGAGCAGATCCGCGAAACCCTTCTTTTGATGGCTAGCATTGCTGCCCGCAATCTTCAACTAGCACTCAAAGCCTTAATCGAGCGTAATGATGAATTAGCAAAAAATGTCATTAAAGGGGATGAAGATCTCGATTCGTTGGAAGTCAAAATTGACGATCAAATTATAACCTTTATCGCTACCCATAGCCCTGTAGCCATCGATTGTCGACTAGCCCTTGTAGCCTCTAAAATTTCTAGCGATCTTGAGCGAATTGGAGATCAAGCCGTTACCATTTCTCGAATCGCTCTTCAATTGAACGAGAAGCCCCCCTTAAAATCTTATTTTAACATTGAGAAAATGGCTGAAATCACAAGAAAAATGTATCAGGAAGCTATCGATAGCTTCATTTCAGGCAACCCAAGGGAGACATTAAGTGTGGTCAGGGAAGACAAAATTGTTGATAGGATGAACAAGGAACTTTTTGGTTGCCTAGTAAAAATTATGAGGGAAGATCCAGATGCTATTCCTCAAGGACTCAATCTTATGCTAGTTTCCAGGGCAATAGAACGAGCGGCTGATCACGCTAAAAATATCGCCGAAGAAGTCTATTACCTTTACCGAGCAAAAGACATTCGACACAAGACCAGTCTAATTAATATTAAAAAAGTTATTGATGAAACCCCTTGA
- a CDS encoding lysylphosphatidylglycerol synthase transmembrane domain-containing protein: MNSKQSAAERKKYWLSIALRSLVSTGILSFLFFKVDWAKIATVAQRANPVDIVLGIFFGGGQVFFSAIRWKILLQTQGIFVSGAKAFELTLIGQFFNAFLLGSTGGDIVRIYYIIQLYPEKKTAGSLSVIYDRVVGLLGLVLIGMLLAVHFFHLFQANPITSHAVWIFLVVTIIILLLFGLILFFPSLFSVVRLQKNKSSSFSNPSFNNLFDAIRRYRHGKKENLLALFYSFASHGSTLIMAYFATRSLNLEIPFLYLAATLAIVSVLISIPITISGLGIREGLIVVFFHLLGIKTEPALSFSLLVFAMSLFWSLVGGIVYLRYKKSRFNDTVLR; encoded by the coding sequence ATGAATTCAAAACAATCGGCAGCCGAAAGAAAAAAATATTGGCTTTCGATTGCATTACGTTCCCTCGTTTCGACAGGCATCCTATCTTTTTTGTTTTTCAAAGTAGATTGGGCAAAAATTGCCACAGTGGCTCAAAGAGCCAATCCAGTGGACATCGTCCTCGGGATTTTTTTTGGTGGTGGACAAGTTTTTTTTTCCGCGATCCGATGGAAAATTTTACTTCAAACCCAAGGGATATTTGTTTCCGGAGCCAAAGCCTTTGAACTAACCCTTATCGGCCAGTTTTTTAATGCTTTTCTTCTTGGGTCTACAGGAGGTGACATTGTACGTATTTATTACATTATCCAACTCTATCCAGAGAAAAAAACGGCCGGCTCTCTTTCTGTCATCTATGATCGAGTAGTAGGTCTTTTAGGCTTAGTTCTCATAGGCATGCTGCTGGCGGTGCACTTTTTTCACTTATTCCAAGCCAATCCTATTACGAGCCATGCCGTTTGGATCTTTCTAGTTGTCACCATCATCATCCTATTGCTTTTTGGGCTCATCCTTTTTTTCCCAAGCCTGTTTTCAGTGGTCAGACTACAAAAGAATAAAAGTTCCTCCTTTTCAAACCCATCCTTCAACAACTTATTCGATGCTATCAGGCGCTATCGACACGGGAAAAAAGAGAATTTGCTAGCTCTTTTCTATTCTTTTGCAAGCCATGGCTCCACTTTAATTATGGCTTATTTTGCCACCCGTTCGCTTAATCTAGAAATCCCCTTTTTGTATTTGGCTGCAACGCTTGCCATTGTGAGTGTTCTCATATCCATCCCCATCACTATATCTGGATTAGGGATTAGAGAAGGACTCATTGTTGTCTTTTTTCACTTATTAGGTATTAAGACAGAACCAGCCTTAAGTTTTTCCCTTTTGGTTTTTGCAATGAGTCTTTTCTGGAGCCTGGTCGGTGGTATTGTGTATTTGCGCTACAAAAAGTCTCGATTTAATGATACAGTACTCCGATGA
- a CDS encoding class I SAM-dependent methyltransferase produces MSIFTHKACAYQIGAFILSPKGKPYFFSSRSIKSKRNIKIGEKTLLFAQYLHMMIRQIFLIIGFFLWFCSFSTYGQHSDQTTVEQKAKHGYHHSFHNVHYYAQLFESKERDKWQKPDRVIESLNIKPGSVVADLGAGTGYFTRRFSKAVGNEGKVYALDSEPAMVDYLQKEVKNKNLSNVIVKLVKSNNPDLDKASIDLIFICEVLHHIDNRIDYLKKLSLSLKKGGKIALIDFYPNAPYGPPQSHRISEKEAIEEFQLAGYKLLKKHNFLPYQYFLEFVPKT; encoded by the coding sequence GTGTCAATATTTACACACAAAGCATGCGCCTACCAAATCGGTGCTTTTATCCTATCCCCTAAAGGAAAACCGTACTTCTTTTCTTCTCGGTCTATAAAAAGTAAAAGAAATATAAAAATTGGTGAAAAAACTCTTCTTTTCGCTCAATATCTTCATATGATGATCCGACAGATTTTTTTAATAATTGGTTTTTTTCTTTGGTTTTGCTCATTCTCAACATATGGTCAGCATTCCGACCAAACAACCGTCGAACAGAAAGCCAAGCATGGCTACCATCATAGTTTTCATAATGTTCATTACTATGCTCAGTTATTTGAGTCCAAAGAAAGGGATAAATGGCAAAAGCCTGATCGTGTTATTGAATCGCTCAACATCAAGCCAGGTTCTGTAGTTGCAGATTTGGGAGCTGGCACGGGTTATTTTACCAGAAGATTTTCTAAGGCGGTAGGAAATGAAGGGAAAGTCTATGCTTTAGATTCCGAGCCAGCCATGGTTGACTATTTACAAAAAGAGGTGAAGAACAAAAACCTCTCAAATGTAATTGTTAAACTAGTTAAGTCTAATAATCCTGATCTAGACAAAGCCTCCATTGATCTTATTTTTATATGTGAGGTTCTGCATCACATTGATAATCGGATCGATTATCTAAAAAAACTGTCCCTTTCCTTGAAGAAAGGTGGGAAAATCGCTCTGATTGATTTTTATCCTAACGCACCTTATGGTCCACCTCAAAGCCATCGTATATCCGAAAAAGAGGCGATAGAAGAATTTCAACTTGCTGGGTATAAGCTCTTAAAAAAGCACAATTTTTTACCTTACCAATACTTCCTAGAATTTGTACCTAAAACATAA
- a CDS encoding CCA tRNA nucleotidyltransferase, with product MREEAIGIVHRLQKAGYTAFFAGGCVRDILLKKEPHDIDIATSATPEEVQQLFKDKATGLIGKAFGVVRVRSGQHFFEVATFRTDIGSEGGRWPAAVRFSTPKEDAFRRDFTINGIFYDPIADQIIDYVQGTEDIEKKIIRAIGDPKKRFEEDHLRMLRAIRFAVQLSFRIEENTWNAIRQSAQAISNISAERIREELDKIFCSPDPARGLDLLDQSNLLAVILPEIYRCHGVEQPKDFHPEGDVFNHIRLVLSHLSNPSLELVLSALFHDVGKPQTFSRDKEGNIHFYGHEIVGAKIAENIMTRLRYSRDTIKKVVECVKNHMTFKDVPKMKKATVKKLILKPTFPIELELHRIDCLSSHGNLSIYNFLNQVKEAYSTEASLSPPKLITGYDLIAMGLQPGKKIGEILELVREAQLEEKISTRKEALLMVEEIIQNESIKKNI from the coding sequence ATGAGAGAAGAGGCAATAGGGATAGTTCACAGACTTCAAAAAGCAGGGTATACAGCCTTTTTTGCAGGAGGTTGTGTCAGAGATATTCTATTGAAGAAAGAACCTCATGATATAGACATCGCCACTTCGGCTACTCCCGAGGAAGTACAGCAGCTATTTAAGGATAAGGCAACAGGATTAATTGGAAAAGCCTTTGGAGTGGTGCGAGTAAGATCAGGTCAGCATTTTTTTGAAGTTGCCACTTTTCGAACCGACATAGGATCGGAAGGAGGCAGATGGCCAGCAGCGGTGAGATTCTCTACCCCAAAAGAAGATGCGTTTAGAAGAGATTTTACGATCAACGGTATTTTTTATGACCCTATTGCTGATCAGATTATTGATTATGTTCAAGGAACTGAAGATATAGAAAAAAAAATTATTCGAGCGATTGGAGACCCTAAAAAACGGTTCGAAGAAGATCATCTCCGGATGCTCCGGGCCATCCGTTTTGCTGTCCAACTATCCTTCAGAATCGAAGAAAACACTTGGAATGCGATCCGGCAATCTGCTCAAGCAATCTCCAATATAAGTGCCGAGCGGATACGAGAAGAGCTAGATAAAATTTTTTGCAGTCCAGATCCTGCAAGAGGACTGGATCTTCTCGATCAAAGCAACCTGCTGGCTGTGATTTTGCCTGAAATTTATCGTTGCCATGGGGTAGAACAGCCAAAAGATTTTCATCCTGAAGGGGATGTATTCAATCATATTCGACTTGTTTTAAGCCACCTGTCTAATCCCAGCCTTGAGTTAGTGCTCTCAGCTCTTTTCCATGACGTCGGCAAGCCTCAAACTTTTAGTCGGGACAAAGAAGGAAATATTCATTTTTACGGCCATGAAATAGTAGGAGCCAAAATTGCAGAAAATATAATGACCAGGTTAAGATACAGCCGAGACACGATTAAAAAAGTGGTCGAATGCGTTAAAAATCATATGACATTTAAAGATGTTCCAAAGATGAAAAAAGCTACAGTTAAAAAACTGATATTAAAACCGACTTTCCCCATCGAACTTGAACTTCATCGAATAGACTGTTTGTCATCCCATGGGAACCTCTCAATCTATAATTTTCTCAATCAAGTTAAAGAAGCATATTCGACCGAAGCTTCACTATCACCCCCAAAATTGATCACTGGATATGATTTGATTGCCATGGGATTGCAGCCAGGTAAAAAAATTGGCGAGATTCTAGAACTTGTTCGAGAAGCTCAACTAGAAGAGAAAATTTCAACACGGAAAGAAGCTCTATTAATGGTCGAAGAAATTATTCAAAATGAATCGATTAAAAAAAATATTTAA